One Acutalibacter muris DNA window includes the following coding sequences:
- a CDS encoding NUDIX domain-containing protein, with amino-acid sequence MDCNFITAEGRFNFRAAAVIPHGGRLLGMRDEADSDHFHYLPGGRVHLNETMAEALQREIWEELGVSSRVVRPLWLRESIDGRTEPPYHGLEVYFLVELDWGALPSLEGHFNRVDTDGCRHFFQWLELGDSPDYIHPDFVQQSFPNLPERFTLITENSAVLPGGDVKFPTSEGLFNFRTAGIFVHNGLLLAMKEPNIDHYYLPGGRVRMNETMEEGLCREIGEELGLSARSVRPLWLCESFFVLGERPVHEIAMYYLAEMDWCGLPSLREEFTLADSDGEEHNYRWLTVEEVRSARIYPVPMQKHWPGLPGEFTFFSDVRDRRSL; translated from the coding sequence ATGGACTGCAATTTTATAACGGCGGAGGGCCGGTTCAATTTCCGGGCAGCGGCAGTGATACCCCACGGCGGCAGGCTGCTGGGGATGCGCGATGAGGCAGACAGCGACCATTTCCACTACCTGCCAGGCGGGCGTGTGCACTTGAACGAGACAATGGCGGAGGCTTTGCAGAGGGAGATTTGGGAGGAGCTGGGCGTGTCCTCAAGGGTGGTACGGCCACTATGGCTTCGGGAAAGCATTGACGGCCGTACTGAGCCGCCATATCATGGGCTGGAGGTATACTTCCTAGTGGAGCTGGACTGGGGCGCTCTGCCAAGCCTGGAGGGGCATTTTAACCGGGTGGATACCGACGGTTGCCGGCACTTCTTTCAGTGGCTGGAGCTTGGGGACTCGCCGGACTATATTCACCCGGACTTTGTCCAGCAGAGCTTTCCGAACCTGCCGGAGCGGTTTACTTTGATCACGGAAAACAGCGCTGTCCTTCCCGGCGGCGACGTTAAATTTCCCACATCTGAGGGTCTTTTCAATTTCCGCACAGCAGGGATATTTGTGCATAACGGACTGCTCCTTGCCATGAAGGAGCCAAATATTGACCACTACTACCTGCCAGGGGGCCGGGTACGCATGAACGAGACCATGGAGGAGGGCCTGTGCCGGGAGATAGGCGAGGAGCTGGGTCTGAGCGCCCGGAGCGTCAGGCCCCTTTGGCTGTGCGAGAGCTTTTTTGTTTTGGGGGAGCGGCCGGTCCATGAGATAGCCATGTACTATCTTGCGGAGATGGACTGGTGCGGGCTCCCGTCACTTCGGGAAGAGTTTACTTTGGCCGACAGTGACGGCGAGGAGCATAACTACCGCTGGTTGACTGTGGAGGAGGTGCGCTCAGCGCGGATTTACCCCGTCCCCATGCAGAAGCACTGGCCGGGGCTGCCCGGGGAATTTACTTTTTTCAGCGACGTGCGGGACCGTCGAAGCTTGTAA
- a CDS encoding UDP-N-acetylglucosamine 1-carboxyvinyltransferase, translating to MDKYVIHGGRRLCGEVVINGAKNAAVAILPAVILSDSPCRIENLPDISDVKNAAYILEEMGAVVSYPDRHTIEIDPRPIDTHVVSAEVARRMRGSYYFIGALLGRCRRALVPLPGGCDFGVRPIDQHLKGFEALGCEHSLDNGGMISVVAPNDLFGAHIYLDMVSVGATINIMLTAVKARGVTVIENAAREPHVVDLANFLNTMGADVRGAGTDTIKIHGVQQLRGVTYAIIPDQIEAGTYMMAAAATQGDIIVKNVTPQHLASISAKLVEMGVRVEEGDDTVRVTCDRQLRKCNVKTLPHPGFPTDMQPQITTLLCGAGGISMVTESIFSGGRFKYVDELRKMGAVITVEGSLAVVEGVPRLKGAPVRALDLRAGVAMVLAGLMCDGVTQVENIKYIERGYENIVDKLASLGADIYLEKDPGRAVYQVG from the coding sequence TTGGATAAATATGTGATTCATGGCGGTCGCCGCCTTTGTGGCGAGGTCGTAATAAACGGCGCTAAAAATGCCGCGGTGGCCATACTGCCGGCGGTGATCCTGTCCGACTCCCCCTGCCGTATCGAGAACCTGCCGGATATTTCCGACGTTAAAAACGCCGCATATATCCTGGAGGAGATGGGGGCTGTGGTTAGCTACCCGGACCGGCACACAATAGAGATTGATCCTAGGCCTATTGACACCCATGTTGTCAGCGCCGAGGTGGCCCGGCGTATGCGGGGCTCCTACTACTTTATCGGCGCGCTTCTGGGCCGGTGCAGACGGGCTTTGGTGCCCCTGCCGGGTGGCTGCGACTTCGGGGTGCGGCCCATTGACCAGCATTTGAAGGGCTTCGAGGCTCTGGGCTGCGAGCACAGCCTTGATAACGGCGGTATGATCTCCGTGGTGGCTCCCAATGATCTTTTTGGGGCGCATATCTACCTGGACATGGTGTCTGTGGGAGCAACGATCAATATCATGCTCACGGCGGTAAAGGCCCGTGGGGTGACGGTAATTGAGAACGCCGCAAGGGAACCCCACGTGGTGGATCTTGCGAACTTTTTGAACACCATGGGCGCGGACGTGCGGGGCGCGGGCACCGATACCATAAAGATACACGGCGTGCAGCAGCTTCGCGGCGTGACCTATGCCATAATCCCCGACCAGATCGAGGCGGGCACCTATATGATGGCGGCCGCCGCCACCCAGGGGGATATAATCGTAAAGAATGTGACGCCACAGCACCTGGCGTCTATCTCCGCGAAGCTGGTGGAGATGGGCGTGCGGGTGGAGGAGGGGGACGACACTGTGCGGGTCACCTGCGACAGGCAGCTTAGAAAGTGCAACGTGAAGACCCTTCCACACCCGGGCTTTCCCACGGATATGCAGCCCCAGATAACCACCCTGCTCTGCGGGGCGGGGGGCATCAGTATGGTAACGGAGAGTATCTTCAGCGGCGGGCGCTTCAAGTATGTGGACGAGCTTCGGAAGATGGGGGCCGTGATCACTGTTGAAGGCAGTCTCGCCGTGGTGGAGGGCGTACCCAGGCTCAAGGGGGCGCCGGTGCGTGCCCTGGACCTTCGGGCCGGGGTAGCCATGGTGCTGGCCGGGCTCATGTGCGACGGGGTTACCCAGGTGGAGAACATCAAGTATATCGAGCGTGGCTATGAGAATATAGTGGACAAGCTGGCAAGCCTTGGGGCGGATATCTACCTGGAGAAGGACCCGGGGCGGGCCGTGTATCAGGTGGGCTGA
- a CDS encoding MBL fold metallo-hydrolase, with product MARFCPLFSGSSGNSSYLGSRSAGVLIDAGVSARRLEGRMKLCGIDPLAVGGILVTHEHSDHISGLRVFAKRYGLPVYGSEGTIRAISGSLEGVELIDIKSGAEISGMEVKPFPISHDCLQPTGYRVHTSDGRDFCLATDLGYLSLEVKENLLGCDLVVLESNHDIEMLRNGPYPYHLKRRILSDRGHLSNAACAGFLPELLKSGVRRYMLAHLSDTNNTPRLALETSLSVLVQAGFVRDVDFILQVAAPENTESKTVIF from the coding sequence ATGGCCAGGTTCTGCCCGCTGTTCTCGGGAAGCTCCGGGAACAGCTCGTATCTCGGGTCCCGCAGCGCAGGGGTGCTCATCGACGCGGGGGTAAGCGCCCGCAGGCTTGAGGGGCGCATGAAGCTCTGCGGCATAGACCCGCTGGCGGTGGGGGGGATACTGGTCACCCACGAGCACAGCGACCATATCAGCGGCCTTAGGGTGTTCGCAAAGAGGTACGGCCTGCCGGTGTACGGCTCTGAGGGGACAATAAGGGCCATATCAGGGTCTTTGGAGGGTGTGGAGCTTATCGACATAAAGTCAGGCGCGGAGATTTCCGGGATGGAGGTCAAGCCCTTTCCCATCTCCCACGACTGCCTGCAGCCCACGGGCTACCGGGTACATACCAGCGACGGCAGGGACTTCTGCTTGGCGACGGACCTGGGCTATCTCTCCCTTGAGGTGAAGGAGAACCTTTTGGGCTGTGACCTGGTGGTGCTGGAATCAAACCACGATATCGAGATGCTGCGGAACGGCCCCTACCCCTATCACCTGAAGCGGCGTATACTCTCCGACCGGGGACACCTTTCAAACGCCGCCTGCGCAGGGTTTTTGCCGGAGCTTTTGAAGAGCGGGGTGCGCCGGTATATGCTGGCTCATCTCAGCGACACCAACAATACTCCAAGGCTGGCCCTTGAGACCTCACTGTCGGTCCTGGTGCAGGCGGGGTTCGTCCGGGACGTGGACTTTATTTTGCAGGTGGCGGCGCCCGAGAACACCGAGAGCAAGACCGTGATATTTTAG
- a CDS encoding 23S rRNA (pseudouridine(1915)-N(3))-methyltransferase RlmH gives MLGVKIVCVGKLKEEFWRAAVREYEKRLSSLCRFEIVELPEAKLPGSPTAGEISAALEKEGEAITPRLSGLIVPMCIEGRQLDSEGFSRLLSGAMQSPGAVSFVIGSSYGLADQVKGLGRGISMSPMTFPHQLARVMLCEQIYRGLQILRGAPYHK, from the coding sequence ATGCTGGGGGTGAAGATAGTCTGTGTGGGGAAGCTGAAGGAGGAGTTCTGGCGGGCGGCGGTGAGGGAGTATGAGAAGCGGCTGTCCTCCCTCTGCCGGTTTGAGATAGTGGAGCTGCCCGAGGCGAAGCTGCCGGGCTCGCCCACGGCGGGGGAGATATCGGCGGCGCTGGAAAAGGAGGGGGAAGCGATAACCCCAAGGCTCTCCGGGCTTATAGTCCCCATGTGCATAGAGGGTCGGCAGCTGGACTCGGAGGGCTTCAGCAGACTGCTCTCAGGGGCCATGCAGAGCCCGGGGGCGGTGAGCTTTGTGATTGGCAGCTCCTATGGGCTTGCGGACCAGGTGAAGGGCCTGGGGCGGGGGATATCCATGTCGCCCATGACATTTCCCCATCAGCTGGCCCGGGTGATGCTCTGTGAGCAGATTTACAGGGGGCTTCAGATTTTGCGGGGAGCGCCGTACCATAAATAA